Proteins encoded within one genomic window of Pedosphaera parvula Ellin514:
- a CDS encoding protein-tyrosine phosphatase family protein, whose amino-acid sequence MRSQTQICSVKRPEHANCGSEEVFGLTMCSVLDRIDRSLADENPVFVHCWARRGRTGTVIGCHLMRHELATSENVISEISDLRRYMPSGRDSSHHTPEQIRMVRNWKKGF is encoded by the coding sequence TTGCGTTCTCAGACTCAAATCTGCTCCGTCAAACGGCCTGAACATGCCAATTGCGGATCGGAGGAGGTCTTTGGTCTGACCATGTGCAGTGTGCTTGACCGCATCGACCGCTCATTGGCGGACGAAAATCCCGTGTTTGTACATTGCTGGGCGCGCAGGGGACGCACTGGCACTGTGATTGGCTGTCATCTGATGCGCCACGAACTTGCCACCTCAGAAAACGTGATCAGCGAAATCTCGGATCTTCGACGTTACATGCCTTCCGGTCGCGATTCCTCTCACCACACCCCCGAACAAATTCGCATGGTGAGGAATTGGAAGAAGGGCTTCTGA